Below is a window of Halarcobacter anaerophilus DNA.
GTGCCCCGATCATTTAAATCTCCTTTTAAAAATATAGGAGATTATACTTTCAGGCTGTGTCAGCTTTGTGGCAGATTATTGTCAGTTGTTTTTTGAGTTTACAATTATCTCTTTTAACTCTTTTATCTCATTTTTCAAATCTTCGATCTCTTCTTTAAGACCGTTTTGTCCTCCTTTTACTTCTGTAATAATATTTGTCTCTTCACTCTCTTTTAAAACAGCCATTGCATCGACGATTATTGCGACAATTAAATTTACCATTACGAATGTTGCAACAAAAATAAAAGGAATAAAAAACATCCAGGCAAAAGGATGCTCTTCCATAAGCGGTCTTACTATTCCCATAGACCAAGATTCTAAAGTCATAACTTGAAAAAGAGTATAAAAAGATTCTCCCAAAGTTCCGAACCATTGAGGAAAAGTCTCTGAATAAAGATTTGTAGAGATTATGGCAAAAATATAAAAAATCAAAGACATTAATGCCATAATTGAAAGCATCCCCGGGATTACTCCAAGTAAAGCGGCAACTATTTTTCTCATTTGAGGTACGACTGTTATTAATCTAAAAAGCCTAAAGACTCTTAGGATTCTAAAGATTGAGAAAGTCTCATTTGCTGGGAACAGAGAAATTGCAACAATAAAAAAATCAAACAAAGACCAAGGATCTTTAAAAAATGCAAATTTATGAACATAAATTCTAAGTATTATCTCAATAGTGAAGACTGTAATAACAATTTTATCAAATGCCAGAATAAATTTTGAATATGACTGCATAATAGAGTTTGAAGTCTCAAAACCCATTGTAATACCGTTTAATATAATCAAAGCAATAATAAAATTTTGGAAAATAGCTGATTCAACCAAAGATTTAATAATTTTATACATTTTAAAACCCTTTTATTTTTTGAAATTATACAAAGAAAAGTTTAATTTTTGCAGAATTATTTTAATAAATTTTTTAGAAGATTAAGCCTTTAAGAATAAAAATAATAGAATACTTTCAATGTAAAGGAAAAGAGTTTGTTTATCTCTAAAAGAAGGGCTGTTTTATGAATACAAAATCTGTAGAATCTTTACTTGAAAATTATTTTAAGTCAATTGAAAAAATTATATTATCAAAACAAGATCCGATAACAGGACTGCTTCCTGCTAGTACGGCGGTTACCGAACACGGTGATTATACCGATGCCTGGGTTAGGGATAATGTTTACAGTATCCTTTGTGTTTGGGGATTGAGTCTTTCCTATAAAAGGTATAATCCTGACCATTATAAAAGTTATCTGCTCTCTCAAAGCGTAGTTAAACTAATGAGAGGATTACTTATCTCAATGATGAGACAAAAAGATAAAGTAGAAAAGTTTAAATATACTTTAAATCCTTTTGATGCTCTGCATGCAAAATATAATACAAAAACAGGATTACCCATAGTAGGAGATGATGAATGGGGACATCTTCAACTTGATGCAACTTCTTTATATCTTTTAATGCTTACTCAAATGATAGCTTCAGGACTTAAGATTATTTATACTCTTGATGAAGTTAATTTTGTTCAAAATCTAGTTCACTATATCAGCAAAACATATTGTACTGCCGATTTCGGTATTTGGGAAAGGGGACACAAAATAAATACCGGAGATACGGAGATTAACTGTAGTTCCGTGGGTATGGCAAAAGCTGCATTAGCTGCAATTTCAGGATTTAATCTTTTTGGAAACAGTATTTGTAAAGAGGCTACTATTCATGTAGTACCAAGTGATATTGCAAGATCAAGATTTACTTTAAGCGAACTTCTTCCAAGAGAATCCAGCTCAAAAGAGACTGATGCCGCACTTTTAAGTATTATAGGTTATCCCGCATATGCCATAGAAGATGAAGAGTTATTAAAAAAGACAAAAGATAAAATTCTAAAAAAACTTGAAGGGAAATACGGTTGCAAAAGATTTTTACTTGACGGGCACCAAAGTTGTTTGGAAGACAGCAGCCGACTTCATTATGAAAAATCCGAACTTAAAAAGTTTGAAAATATAGAATCAGAGTGGCCACTGTTTTTTACTTATTTGCTTTTAGATGCTTTAATGAGAGAAGATAATATAGAAGTAGAGTATTGGAGTAAAAAACTAGAACCTCTTTTTATTGAACGAAACGGAGAAAAACTTCTACCTGAATTATATTATGTTCCAAAAGATTTAATTGAAAAAGAGAAGAATAATCCGGGTTCCCAACAAAGAGTTGCCAATGAAAATTTACCTTTGGTTTGGGCTCAAAGTCTTTATCTTCTTTCAAGCATGATAAAAGAGGGTATTTTAAATATAAATGATATAGACCCTTTAAACAGAAGACGCAGAATAGGTCATAAAAGAAAAACATATCCATTGATTGCCATCCTTTGTGAAGATGATGAAGAGAAACAAAAACTTTTAAACTTAGGAGTTAGTGCACAAACTATTGATGAGTTAAAACCTTTGAAAATCATACATGCCTCAGAATTGGCTTTGGTTCATAAAATAATAGGGAAAAACGATAAATTAGGTTTAAGCGGCAGACCTTCTTGGGTACCGCGTTCAATTACCACTGCAAGGTTACATATTTTAGCCGGTGAATATATTATCTTTTTACCTTATTACTTTAATCCTAAGGGATTTTATTTTAATTACGATAATACTCTTTTAGTAGAACATTTTAAAGCTTCGTTGAAATTTTTATCAACTCATTGGGATCGTTTAGGACAGCCTATAATACCTTTTTTTGTAAAAAAAGGTATGCTTGAAACAGACCAAAAAGAGGAGATTGTAGAACTTTTAAATGAGTTGCAAAACGGAGTTTGCAATAAAATAGAAGTAAGAACCGGATTTTTACAGGAACTTATAAATAGTGCATCTGTTGAAAGAATAGAAAATCTGCACGGGCTGAAATTTGATGATTTTAATTTAAATCTTGGAAATAAAAGTTTTCTTTCATCTTCTTTGTTCCAATGTGATTTGCATGATATTCCTAAAGATATTTTACAAGGGTATGCTTTTTTAAGTGAAGAAGAACTTCTTTCAAAACTTACGGAAAAAATTACTTTAGAAGAAAAAGTTAAAATAATAGAACTTTTAAATGAAAAAAGAGGTTTGGATTTTGAAATTTTTATTGATGAAAAATATACTAAACTTCGTGATTTGGCACAACACTATTATGAATTTTCAGCTGTTTGCCAAAAGTGGTCAAGTATTAGAACCTTAAGTGATATTATTGGATCTTTTGATGAGCGTTTGGAAGATGCTTTGCTTGAAATTGTTATTAGACAAAAAAGATTGGCAGTAGGAAGAGCATACAGTGAAGAGGCTACTTTATCAAAATCTATAGATAACCATTCTATTTTGGAGGCAATAAAAAGGTTTTGCGGTAAAAATCAGGCAGAAAGAGCTTTAACCCAAGAGATTGTATTACATCTTGGACATTTAATCAGAGTTGAACCTAAACTCTTTGAAGGGATACTTACGATTAGAACTTGGTATTTTGTACAGTTATTAGTAAGTAATATCTCAAAAGAGAAAAAAATTCCTATTGCAGATGCTTATGAGTATTTGATTACTCTCTCACCTCATACTATTTATAATAATCTAAAAAATATATTGATATCTTTTTCCTCAAATGTAGTAGATATGAAAAAACAAGAGAATCTTTATGTGTCAAAAGTTCCTAATTTGAACTCTATATTGACTCAAAAAGAGTTAAGAGAAGATATTAAAATCGAAGATTGGGCACAATACAGAAAAGATATAGGAATGTTGTCAAGACTTCCAAACAGTTTTTATAAAGGTTTGTGGTATCTTTTACAGCAATGCAAAGGTTTAGTAATAGGAGATAAATATAATTTAAACAATAGAATAGGTTCAGAGTTGACTTTTGATACAACAGCAGGTGAAAGAAATTTTGAACTAAGAGTTGAATCTCTGCTTCAAAGTATAGAAGCCTCTGATTATAGACAGCTGAATCTGGAGCTTTTGCAAACTCTTTCAAGAATTCTCAAGGAGAATCCCGATATTAAAATTGAGGCTGATTTGATGCTTGACGTGATAATCGGTCATGCTGTAAGAATAGCCTGGCAGAAAACACACAAAGAGGGTAATTATGATGAGCAAAAAGCACAAGCATGGAATGCTTTTTACAAACTCTCACCTCAAAAAACAGAAGAGTACTTTATTGAAGCTTTTATGTATTTATTAACATTACAAGAGGAGAACGGATGATTTTAGCTGGAGACATCGGTGCAACAAAGACGAATTTAGCTCTTTTTGAAGTAAAAAAAGGAAAACTTAAAAATGTTTTCCAAGATCAATTTCAAAGTAAAAAATATGAAAAATTCGATGATATTTTAGCCTTGTTTGAAGAGCAGATACCCAATATAAAAATTAAGGCTGTTTGTATAGGTGTTGCAGGAGCAATTATAGAGCAGAAATGTAAAACTACAAATCTGCCTTGGGATATAGATGCAGAAGTTTTAAAAGAGCGTTTTAAAACCTCAAAAGTAAGATTGTTAAATGATTTAGAAACAACAGCCTACGGAATGTTGTATCTAAAAGACGAAGAGTTTTTAGAATTAAATTCAAATGCAAGAAAAACAGAAGGGAATATTGCAGTTATTGCTGCGGGAACTGGACTTGGTGAAGCAATTTTACATTTTGACGGTAAGCACTTTACTCCAATAGGAACAGAAGGGGGGCACAGTGATTTTGCACCCCTTACGGCACAACAAGATGAACTTTTATTTTGGCTTAGAAAGAGATTTCCCGGACATGTAAGTTATGAACGGGTAGTTTCAGGCATGGGAATATATACAATTTATGAATTTCTTTTAGAAAGCGGTTTTGCAAAAGAACCAAATGAAATGAAGAATTTATCTTTGGATGCGGATAAAAGTGCAATGATAAGCCAATGCGCAATGCAATTAAAAGATCCTTTATGTTTGGAAACTTTAAGACTTTTTTCAGAGATATATGCAGCTGAAGCCGGAAATTTGGCTTTAAAATATATGTCATTGGGAGGTGTTTATATAGGAGGAGGAATTGCTCCTAAAATTTTGCCTTTTATAAAAAGTGAATATTTTTTGAATGCTTTTGTAAGTAAAGGAAGATTTGAAGAGTTGTTAAGAAGAGTACCTTTAAAAGTTTCGTTAAATCAAGAGACTGCACTTCTTGGTGCGGTAAAATTTGCTTATAACAAACTTCTTTAGAAAGGCTTTTTTGAATCAATTAATTACAAATAATCAAAACAGCAATTTTTATAATCATCTCACAAAACTTTTATTAGAGTGCAACTCTTTTATTTTTAATGTGGCTTTTATAAATTATTCGGGGGTACAGCTTCTTTTAAACTGCTTAGAAGAGCTTAAAAAAAAAGGAATAAAAGGAAAAATTTTAAGTTCTACTTATCTTAATTTTACGGAAGTTGAGGCTCTAAAAAAACTTCAAGAGTTTGAAAATATAGAACTTAAAATATATGATTGTACAAATAAAGGTTTTCATGCAAAAGCCTATATTTTTGAATTTGAAGAGGAATATAAAATTTTGCTTGGTTCTTCAAATATAACTTCAAGTGCTTTTAAAACAAATATTGAGTGGAATATAAAATCAATTTCAAAAAAAAATGAAGAGTTTTCAACTAATATTCTACAAGAGTTTAAGACTCTTTGGGAGGACTCTTTTTTTGTAACAAAGGACTTTTTACAACAGTACGGTCAATATAAACTAAAAACAAAAGTAGAAAATTTTGTTTATGAAAAAGAGCTAAAAATAAACTCTATGCAAAAACAGGCTTTGGAAAAATTAGATTTTTTTAGAAGAAAAAAAGAGACGAAGGCTTTGGCAATAGCTGCAACGGGAACGGGAAAAACTTATCTTGCCGCTTTTGACGTAAAAGCTTTTAGTCCTAAGAAAATGCTTTTTATAGTACATAGAGAAAATATTTTGCAAAAAGCAAAAAAGAGTTTTGAAGCAGTAATAAAAAATATAGAGTGCGGTTTTTTTACGGGAAATAAAAAAGAACAAAAAGCCTCTTATCTTTTTGCAACGGTTCAAACTCTAAGTGCAAATTATAAAAAGTTCTCAAAAGAGGAGTTTGATTATATAATTTATGATGAAGCTCATCATATAACTTCCCCTTCTTATGAAAAAATTACAAACTATTTTAAACCGAAATTTTCTTTAGGTCTTACGGCAACTCCGAATAGGATGGACGGTAACTCTATTTATGAAGTTTTTGATGATAATATAGCTTGCGATATAAGATTGAATGAAGCGCTTGAAAACAATCTTGTGGTTCCTTTTCACTATTACGGGGTTACGGATATTAAAGAGATTGATTATGAAAGTGTTGATTTAAAAGATATAGTTTTATTATCCAAACTTTTAATGGTAAACAAAAGAGTTGATTTTATTATTCAAAAATTAAATTTTTACGGAAACTCAGGAGATAAAAGAAGAGTTTTAGGTTTTTGTGCCTCTAAAGAGCATGCAAAATTTATGAGTGATGAATTTAATAAAAAAGGCATAGTATCGGCTTTTTTGACAAGTGAAGATTCTGTTTTAAAAAGAGAGAAAATAATAAAAGAGTTAGAAAATGAAAAAAACTCTTTAGAAGTAGTTTTCAGTGTAGATATTTTTAATGAAGGAGTTGATATCCCTTCCGTAAACACGGTATTGATGTTAAGACCTACAAACTCTCCTATCGTATTTATCCAACAACTAGGACGAGGTTTAAGAAAATATAAAAGCAAAGAGTTTTTGACAATAATAGATTTTATAGGTAACCATAAAAAAGCTTTTTTAATAGCTCTAGCTTTATGCGGAAATAAAATTTTAGATAAAGAGAGTATAAAATTTTCTCTTTTAAACAATTTTGCCGATTTTGCAAATGCGCATATCGTAATTGATGAAATCTCTAAACAAAGAGTTTTAGAGCAGATTAACAGTGAAAATCTAAGTAGTTTTAAATATCTAAAATCAAGATATTTTGAGTTTAAAGCTTTACTTGGAAACAAAGTGCCTAAGATAGAAGATTTTATAAATTATGATGAGTTTATCTCTCCCGTACCTTTTATACTTGAATCAAAATCATATATTGAATTTTTGCAAAAAGTTGAAAAAACAGAAGAGTTAAAAGAACTTTGCAGTGATGAAAACTTTTTAAAAGCTGTAAGATTTATAGATTTTTACCTTCCTCTTAGAAGAGTTTATGAATTTGTTATCTTAAAATATCTGCTTTCAAATGAGTGTTGTAGTTTGGAAAAAGCTTTTAAAATCTTAGATAAATATTTAAATAGGGTTGATAAAGAGACAATCAAACATAGTTTTTCTTATCTAAATCAAGAGTTTTTTGACTCTTCTCAAAAAAAGAGATTTTTAAAGTTGGTCTTTTGGGAAAATGAAGAGTTAAAAAGAACTCAAGAGTTTGAAAAACTTTTGGAAAACAAAGATAAAAAAAATATAATTGAAAATAGTTTAAACTACGGAATTTTAACCTATGAAAAGAGTTTCGGCTCTTTTGATTTTGGCTTACCGTTTTTAAAACTTTATGAAAAATATAATATGCAGGAAATAGCGCTTTTAAGTAATTTTGATAAAATTCACAGCTCTTTTAGAGGAAGCGGTTTTTTAAAATTTAAAGATGATTTCTTTTTATTTATCACTTTGGAAAAGGATAAATTTGCAAAAGGAAGTCATTATGAAAACAATTTTTTATCAAAAGATTGTTTTACTTTTATTAGCAAACCTAAAATGTCTCAAGACAAAGGTGACGGAAAAAGATTAATCAATAATAAAAAAGAGAAAGCAAAACTTCATATTTTTGTTAGAAAATTTTCCCATGTGGATAAAAAAGTCCAAAAGTTTTTATATTTAGGTTTGGCAAATTGTATAAAATATGAAGGTAACCAGCCTATTAAAACCTGGCTTAAACTTGAAAAGCCTTTAAATAATAAAATCTATGAAGAGTTTACTAAGATTATTTAACGTTTTAATTCAATAGTAAAAATTGCCCCGTTTTTGCCGTTTTCAACTTTTAAAGTTCCTTTTAAATGTTTTTCAATAATCGTTTTACTCATATAAAGCCCCAGACCTGTTCCTTGGAACTGATGTTTGGTAGTAAAATAAGGATTAAATATTTTTGGAATAATCTCCTCTTTTATTCCTCCTGCATTATCTTCAATAGTTATAATAACTCTCTCTTTTAGGGATTTTTGGGTAATTTTTATCCACCCTTTTTCTATGTTTTTTTGGCTTATTGCATCTTTTGCATTATTTAAAATATTTATTATAACCTGAGATAATTCATCTGAAATCATTTTTATTGTAACAGGTTTTTTATAATCGATTTTTTTTATTAGTTTTATATGATAGTTATCTAACGTAGCTTGGACAATTTTTAAGCTTTCATCTATTTTTTCTTGTATTATGACCTCTTTTTCCACTTTTTTCTCTTTTATAAAGTCTCTAAAGGTATCAATAGTTTTTGAAAGATATTTTGTATTTTCGACTATTAAGTCCATATTTTTAGCCACATCTTTCTCTTCTAAAAGTCCGAACTCTTGATTAAGTTTAAGACCGCTTGCAATTGTACTAATGGCACTTAAAGGTTGTCTCCATTGATGTGCAATATTTCCCAACATCTCTCCCATTTGTGCCATTTTTGCTTGTTCTAAAAGTTGCTGGTCTTTTTTCATCATTTTTTGCGTCAACTCTTTATCTTTGATATTTTTGATTTTTTGTTGTAAAAATAGAAGTATTACCGTTGCATAAAGGAAAATAAATAGAAGAAGTATGGTTAGATAGTTGTTATTTAAAAGATTTATAGTAGTTCCTTTGCTTATTATCGAAACAAAACCTTCATATTCACCTGATATCTTATGAAAAATAGGAATTATTGTAATAATTGAGGTTTTCTCTTTTATAAAAATTGATGCGGGCTCTTTTTTTTGTCCTAGTTCATAAAGTTTTTTTGACGATGTTTTAGAGGGTTTTAGATCTTGAATATTTTGATTTGTAATCTCTTGTAAATCTTTTAATATAGCTTGATTGTGTAAAAAACCTTTAAAATGAGCCTCTTTGTAATAGTTATTGTTTTTTAAAAAATTTTTATTGAAATTTAAATCACTAATTATAAAATTGCTTAATATCTCATACTGCTTCATTAAAGCTTTAGTTATAGCTTCTTCACTGAAAGTTAAAGAGACAACTCCTAAATATAAACCATCTTTTATTAAAGGGTATAAAAATTTGTAGCCTGAGGTATTATTAGTTACTTCATGGGTGAAAGTAGGCAGTTTATACTTTTGTACATAATTGATTCCTTTATTTTTACTATCTACTTTGTTTCCTTTTTGTTTAGGATTACTTAATCTTAGAAATATAGTATTATTAGGAAGAATATAATCAATATTTATGATTTTTTTCTTTTTTAGCAGATTAAATCTTTTTATAGTTTGAAGATATAACTCTTGTCTTATTTTCTCTTTTTGATTAAAATTTTTTGTCTGGATTTTATACAATTTTTCATCAACTTTTGTAAAATTTAATAAACCTGTAAAAATGACTTCCGATAACTCTTTATATTGATGAATAATACTATGATAAGCCTTTACATAGCTGTGAGTAGTCTGTACCAAAACTTTTTCTTTATTGCTGTTTGTTATAAAATTAAGGGTTAAATAGGTTAATATTGATAATATAAAAAAATATAGTGTGTATTTTAATTTTAGAGTTTTTAAAACTTTTCTTGTTTCTATAAAAAATCCTTGAAAAAGTAAAAATTTTGTAAATTATTGTATCATAACTCTCTTAATACCTTTTCTAAATCACCTACTATAATTTTTTTGACGGAGCATGAAATCATTAGATTTAAAGGCAAACCAAAATCTTCTATAGTTCTATTTTTCATATCATATGTAATATTATCAATACTTATTTTCTCTTTTTCTTCAAATTGTTCTATATAAGTTCTTTTCTTTGAGATATATCCGTAAACCTCTTTTTTTAAGCCAAAAGCATAACCGCACTCCCAAACGGTTCCACTGTCACTCTCTTTTCCTCTAAAAGAGTTTAAATTTGCAATTACTATATCGCACTTTTCAATTAGTTTTTTATTTGCCAAAAAGATATCTTGGGCAATTTTTTGTTTTGGTTGGTCAAAATCTATAACATTATCAAGAGGATAAAGTCCTTCAAAACCGTATTTTTTGCAAAGTGCAACATATTTTTTACCTATTTGGATTGAATCTTTTTCAAAAACATCAGGTCCTGCGAGATATATTTTTTTCATTTTAAGCCTTTAGTTCTTTTTTCCGTACTCAATTTTTTTGCCGCTTTTATCAAAGAGGGGATATTTTTTTTCATTTAATTTCATTTTTTTTATAATAGCTTCTTCCAAATTTATATTATAGTGCATACATATTCTAAGTAAATAAACGGCAATATCTGCAACTTCTTGTTTTAGATGCTCTTTTTTATCTTCACTTAGATTTGCTGCTTGTTCAAAATCAAGCCATTGGAAAATTTCTACTAATTCCGAAGTTTCTACGCTTAAAGCCATTGCCAGATTTTTAGGATTATGAAACTTGTCCCAGTCTCTATTTGCAGAAAAATCTTTAATTATCTGTTCAATTTTTTTAATATCCATAATAAGCCTTTTAAATGATAAATGATTATATAATACCTAAAATTTAAAAAAAGAATTAAGATGGTAAAAAGAGAGTTTGTACAAAAACATAAACCTTTGGATTTTCAATTTTTTCAAAACGAGAATGATTTTATTGTTGAAGAAAATCCCATAGAGTTTTCAAACAGAGGTAATTTTATTATTGCAAAAATAAAAAAAAAGAATTTAGGAACCTGGGATTTAATAGAAAAACTCTCAAAACAGTTAAAGATTTATGAAAATGAGATAGGTTATGCAGGATTAAAAGATAAAAATGCAACAACTACCCAATATATTTCAATACCCAAAAAATACTCAAAAGAGCTGAAAAAATTCAAAGCAAAAAATATTGAGATATTGCAGACTACTTTACATAACAGCAAGTTGAATATAGGAGATTTGATTTCAAACAGTTTTAAAATAAACCTTCATGAAGTAAAAATCGAAGATATAGGGAAAATAGAAAAAATTATAAATCAAATTGCAAAAATAGGAATGCCCAACTATTTTGGATTTCAAAGATTCGGGAAAGAAGCAGATTTGAATATAAAAAAAGCTAAATCTCTTGTTTATGAGGATTTAGTAATAAAAGATAAAAAAATAGCAAAAATGTTGATTTCTTTGTATCAAAGTAATTTTTTCAATGCATGGCTAGTTAAAAGGTTAAACTTAAGTCAAAAAGAGTTTCAACTTTTAAAAGGAGATGTTTTTAGAAATACTCAAAATAATAAGTTTTTTACTCCAAAACAGTTAAATGAGAAAATTATGGAAGATTTTCATTTAAAAAAAATAGTTCCTACAGGTTTGCTTCCGGGAAGAAAAGTCTTTAGAAGTATAAATGAAGCAAGAGAAATTGAAGAGAAATTCGATGATATCTATATTCAGGAAAAAGGATTTAGACGTGATGCGATAGTTTTTCCAAAAAATGTAAAAATAGGTTATAATAGTCATGAAAAAATATTATCTTTAAATTTTACCCTTCCTAAGGGTTCTTATGCAACGGTTTTAATTGAAAACATTGCCAATAAAAATCTAAATAACTAAAAAAAGAGTTTTTATAAGAGGAGGTTAAATAGTATGAATTCAGATAATCTAAAAAAAAATCTACTTTCACTCTTTTTTTCTTACCTTTTATTAGTAACTGTTTTAGCAGTGATAAGTTATAAATTTTTTATTAACGATTTTATCTCTCTTGAACAGAAACATAATAAAAACAGTATTATATCTTTTACAAAGATGATGGATAACGAACTCTCAAATTTAAGAAATATTATAAATGATTATGCAAAATGGGATGATACTTATGATTTTATCTCAAATGCCAATAAAAACTATATCTATAACAACTTCAGAGAGGATTCAAATACTCTAAAAGATTTGGGAATAGACGGAATATTGTTTGTAAAAACAAACGGGCATGTAGTATATTCAAAGTATAATAAAAACAATCGCTTTTCCTCTTTTTTTAAAAAAGAGTTTGAACTGTTTCTTATGAAAAAATTAGAGAATGAAGATGAGGTTTCAACTCTTCTAAATTATAATTCAAAACCTTTTTTCGTCGTTAAATCAACAATCTTACAAAGTGATTTTAAAGGTGAAAAAAGAG
It encodes the following:
- the glk gene encoding glucokinase; translated protein: MILAGDIGATKTNLALFEVKKGKLKNVFQDQFQSKKYEKFDDILALFEEQIPNIKIKAVCIGVAGAIIEQKCKTTNLPWDIDAEVLKERFKTSKVRLLNDLETTAYGMLYLKDEEFLELNSNARKTEGNIAVIAAGTGLGEAILHFDGKHFTPIGTEGGHSDFAPLTAQQDELLFWLRKRFPGHVSYERVVSGMGIYTIYEFLLESGFAKEPNEMKNLSLDADKSAMISQCAMQLKDPLCLETLRLFSEIYAAEAGNLALKYMSLGGVYIGGGIAPKILPFIKSEYFLNAFVSKGRFEELLRRVPLKVSLNQETALLGAVKFAYNKLL
- a CDS encoding nucleoside 2-deoxyribosyltransferase, coding for MKKIYLAGPDVFEKDSIQIGKKYVALCKKYGFEGLYPLDNVIDFDQPKQKIAQDIFLANKKLIEKCDIVIANLNSFRGKESDSGTVWECGYAFGLKKEVYGYISKKRTYIEQFEEKEKISIDNITYDMKNRTIEDFGLPLNLMISCSVKKIIVGDLEKVLREL
- a CDS encoding nucleotide pyrophosphohydrolase — translated: MDIKKIEQIIKDFSANRDWDKFHNPKNLAMALSVETSELVEIFQWLDFEQAANLSEDKKEHLKQEVADIAVYLLRICMHYNINLEEAIIKKMKLNEKKYPLFDKSGKKIEYGKKN
- a CDS encoding glycoside hydrolase family 15 protein, giving the protein MNTKSVESLLENYFKSIEKIILSKQDPITGLLPASTAVTEHGDYTDAWVRDNVYSILCVWGLSLSYKRYNPDHYKSYLLSQSVVKLMRGLLISMMRQKDKVEKFKYTLNPFDALHAKYNTKTGLPIVGDDEWGHLQLDATSLYLLMLTQMIASGLKIIYTLDEVNFVQNLVHYISKTYCTADFGIWERGHKINTGDTEINCSSVGMAKAALAAISGFNLFGNSICKEATIHVVPSDIARSRFTLSELLPRESSSKETDAALLSIIGYPAYAIEDEELLKKTKDKILKKLEGKYGCKRFLLDGHQSCLEDSSRLHYEKSELKKFENIESEWPLFFTYLLLDALMREDNIEVEYWSKKLEPLFIERNGEKLLPELYYVPKDLIEKEKNNPGSQQRVANENLPLVWAQSLYLLSSMIKEGILNINDIDPLNRRRRIGHKRKTYPLIAILCEDDEEKQKLLNLGVSAQTIDELKPLKIIHASELALVHKIIGKNDKLGLSGRPSWVPRSITTARLHILAGEYIIFLPYYFNPKGFYFNYDNTLLVEHFKASLKFLSTHWDRLGQPIIPFFVKKGMLETDQKEEIVELLNELQNGVCNKIEVRTGFLQELINSASVERIENLHGLKFDDFNLNLGNKSFLSSSLFQCDLHDIPKDILQGYAFLSEEELLSKLTEKITLEEKVKIIELLNEKRGLDFEIFIDEKYTKLRDLAQHYYEFSAVCQKWSSIRTLSDIIGSFDERLEDALLEIVIRQKRLAVGRAYSEEATLSKSIDNHSILEAIKRFCGKNQAERALTQEIVLHLGHLIRVEPKLFEGILTIRTWYFVQLLVSNISKEKKIPIADAYEYLITLSPHTIYNNLKNILISFSSNVVDMKKQENLYVSKVPNLNSILTQKELREDIKIEDWAQYRKDIGMLSRLPNSFYKGLWYLLQQCKGLVIGDKYNLNNRIGSELTFDTTAGERNFELRVESLLQSIEASDYRQLNLELLQTLSRILKENPDIKIEADLMLDVIIGHAVRIAWQKTHKEGNYDEQKAQAWNAFYKLSPQKTEEYFIEAFMYLLTLQEENG
- a CDS encoding sensor histidine kinase, coding for MVQTTHSYVKAYHSIIHQYKELSEVIFTGLLNFTKVDEKLYKIQTKNFNQKEKIRQELYLQTIKRFNLLKKKKIINIDYILPNNTIFLRLSNPKQKGNKVDSKNKGINYVQKYKLPTFTHEVTNNTSGYKFLYPLIKDGLYLGVVSLTFSEEAITKALMKQYEILSNFIISDLNFNKNFLKNNNYYKEAHFKGFLHNQAILKDLQEITNQNIQDLKPSKTSSKKLYELGQKKEPASIFIKEKTSIITIIPIFHKISGEYEGFVSIISKGTTINLLNNNYLTILLLFIFLYATVILLFLQQKIKNIKDKELTQKMMKKDQQLLEQAKMAQMGEMLGNIAHQWRQPLSAISTIASGLKLNQEFGLLEEKDVAKNMDLIVENTKYLSKTIDTFRDFIKEKKVEKEVIIQEKIDESLKIVQATLDNYHIKLIKKIDYKKPVTIKMISDELSQVIINILNNAKDAISQKNIEKGWIKITQKSLKERVIITIEDNAGGIKEEIIPKIFNPYFTTKHQFQGTGLGLYMSKTIIEKHLKGTLKVENGKNGAIFTIELKR
- a CDS encoding ion transporter gives rise to the protein MYKIIKSLVESAIFQNFIIALIILNGITMGFETSNSIMQSYSKFILAFDKIVITVFTIEIILRIYVHKFAFFKDPWSLFDFFIVAISLFPANETFSIFRILRVFRLFRLITVVPQMRKIVAALLGVIPGMLSIMALMSLIFYIFAIISTNLYSETFPQWFGTLGESFYTLFQVMTLESWSMGIVRPLMEEHPFAWMFFIPFIFVATFVMVNLIVAIIVDAMAVLKESEETNIITEVKGGQNGLKEEIEDLKNEIKELKEIIVNSKNN
- a CDS encoding DUF3427 domain-containing protein, which gives rise to MNQLITNNQNSNFYNHLTKLLLECNSFIFNVAFINYSGVQLLLNCLEELKKKGIKGKILSSTYLNFTEVEALKKLQEFENIELKIYDCTNKGFHAKAYIFEFEEEYKILLGSSNITSSAFKTNIEWNIKSISKKNEEFSTNILQEFKTLWEDSFFVTKDFLQQYGQYKLKTKVENFVYEKELKINSMQKQALEKLDFFRRKKETKALAIAATGTGKTYLAAFDVKAFSPKKMLFIVHRENILQKAKKSFEAVIKNIECGFFTGNKKEQKASYLFATVQTLSANYKKFSKEEFDYIIYDEAHHITSPSYEKITNYFKPKFSLGLTATPNRMDGNSIYEVFDDNIACDIRLNEALENNLVVPFHYYGVTDIKEIDYESVDLKDIVLLSKLLMVNKRVDFIIQKLNFYGNSGDKRRVLGFCASKEHAKFMSDEFNKKGIVSAFLTSEDSVLKREKIIKELENEKNSLEVVFSVDIFNEGVDIPSVNTVLMLRPTNSPIVFIQQLGRGLRKYKSKEFLTIIDFIGNHKKAFLIALALCGNKILDKESIKFSLLNNFADFANAHIVIDEISKQRVLEQINSENLSSFKYLKSRYFEFKALLGNKVPKIEDFINYDEFISPVPFILESKSYIEFLQKVEKTEELKELCSDENFLKAVRFIDFYLPLRRVYEFVILKYLLSNECCSLEKAFKILDKYLNRVDKETIKHSFSYLNQEFFDSSQKKRFLKLVFWENEELKRTQEFEKLLENKDKKNIIENSLNYGILTYEKSFGSFDFGLPFLKLYEKYNMQEIALLSNFDKIHSSFRGSGFLKFKDDFFLFITLEKDKFAKGSHYENNFLSKDCFTFISKPKMSQDKGDGKRLINNKKEKAKLHIFVRKFSHVDKKVQKFLYLGLANCIKYEGNQPIKTWLKLEKPLNNKIYEEFTKII